CATCAGTTGTCACACTCCTACTCCACTGCAGGGATTtaaagaagaatgaagaattgCTGGAAGGGGTAACCTAGACACAAAATCAGCAGAAAACTAGAGGCTGAAACTGTAATTGGAGCCTGagtcttatttcattttttagtgTAAGGATTCTTCTTCCTGTGTTATTGGGTCCTATTTTCCCCCTAAACCATTTTACATTCTAGCTGCGCTCTCCTTACCTTTGCTCTACCTTCATCTTCTGCCCTCACAACATCTTGTAAACAGGAcgaaatagaaaagaaaaatcatacaTTTATAGAACTAACATTGACGGGTTTCTTAGTTTTATAGGACTGAATGGACGGTCTGGGTAGCTTAAGTAGCAGTTGTATACCCtaacctttgaaaaaaaagctattaagcAACACGACATCCAGAAAGTCTGTAATAAAAGATGTAAACCCTTACCTACCAACAACTAGGCTAATGACTGACATTATTTCAGCATCTCATAAATAAATTAGGTAAATAAACCTAAAATAAACATGCACCACCAGTTCTAGTCACCTTCATGATGTCACACAAATTACAGAAAGCTatgaaatctgattttatttttttagaatacCTCTGTAACAATTTGTGgacattaacaaaacaaaaaaggtccTTAGAAGCGGGAGACTCAGTATTTCCATTTAACAGATGGAGAAAGAGACAAAggcaaaattactttttcaagaTAATACAGTAAGTCAATGGCAGAACACAATTACAATTCTGAGCCTTCTGTTTTCTAATCCTATCATCCTCTTTCCAAAATCTATTAGCACTACTGACGTTTCTACATGACGTTTCAGTGATGACCACGAATACTCTTCTTTTGAACACTCCACCCCAAGGTATCACAAGCTAATAGTTCAGATGATGACACATGAGTAATCTACAGCTGTGTTAAACATCTGAATTCATATTACTTCAAATCTTAAACTTCTGACTAGAAGCACTAAATTTAATGGCTTTAATTGTAACATGATTTTTCCTAATTATAAGTTGTTGAAATAGGCTGCTCAATCTGTATTGTATACAAACTTGAACTAAAGCCTTGGGCtaacagggaaaatgaaagcatagTAAATTGTGCCCCTCTCCCCTGTACAGTAAGCCATCTGTAAATTTCATTCCCTGTTGTGGAGAATTAGACCAGATTTAACAGATACCAGCCTGACCCCAGTAAAGCTGCCCCTGAATGCCACGTGCCACTACCTTCTGATTCTAGCTGGAGAGCGATTGCTGCTCCATGCCCTGCCAGCTCGTACTTGCAGGTCTCTCTCTTCACCATCTGACGTTGCCCTCGGCAAGCAAGCCCCAGACTGAACCCCAGCACACTTTGTCTTGTACCAGAGCGCGAGCCTTTTTTCTGACAGAATCATGGGTCTGGATCAACTGTTTGGGAGGCAGTAAGTACAGCTGATAATTacttttgctaaaaaaaaacaacctgcagACCCTTACCTCATTTGATGGCCAACTCATTCAACCCATGGCAAGTCCTTGCACATTCCCCATGACTTTCCAGTAAAGCAGGTGGACCTCACCACTGGGTTTTCTGAACATACGCACACTCTTTACCTTAATGGTGTATTAATAACTGCACTCACCACGTGTCACAGAGGTTTACAGCATGCAGGCTTTTCTGCCAAAGCAAAATATACAGCATGCACCTAAACTAAAAGGTACCATTGACTCTAAGGTGGGAAtcagagcttttaaaatctcCAGTTGCTTAGACTGCCTAGCTGGCAAGGTGCATTAAAGCAAGGGTAAAACTTTCCcaggaaatttatttataaagtagGAGCTCTTATTTGTGAGCATGTAAACTTCAGCCATGCTTTGTGAGGTACATCAAGTTTTCAACTACTTCAAGGTTCTTTGGTTCTGAGTAGGCTTCCAAGTTTTGAGTCAGTCTGCGTCTCTGGTTAGATGAAGCTAgccatttttctcccccttcatTGCCATAAATTTCCTTGATGCCTCCTGAGGTGGATGTCTATGTTAACTAACCTGTTCCTCTCTTTCCAAATCCACATTTCTTGTAGTGAGACATGAATGAAAAGACAAAGTGCTCATACACATAGGGACCAGCCAATAACCATTGCCTCTGGGTTGTTTAGCCACaactttccagcttctcattGCCTGCCAAGAAcctagtaaaaaagaaaaggtataaTTATAGAAGTTAGTAGAATATTCAAGTTGTGGAATTTTAAGAGGGCAGAAAAGTCCTTCTAGTCATCATACTGTTTGAGCAACCTCAAATACAGGTTGTGCCCAATCAACTTCACCTCTTCTAAGTTTGGGACACTATCTCACAGTGCTCTGACAATCTTGTAGCAGTAACCTACTTGTCCAAAAGCATAAGTTTGGTATCTTGTGCTGAGAACTTGTGGTTCACAGGAAGATCAAACACCCCTGCTTCAAGCACAATGATGTTCAGAAGCACTAGGAACACACTTGGGGATTGCAGCAATTATGGCTGTCTAAATTTTCACCTGCTGCTACACAGATCCAGCAGTTTGCATTCAACGGTATGCTCGGCCATATGACCTTTGAGGCATTTATGTTCCTAGTCATTCTCCCCAAActttctgctgcagagctgtttcaAGGGATACACAAAAAGCTGTACTAAAATAATTCTAGGGCCTCATTGGCATTTGTCAGTGAGCCTAAATCTTTACAGAAACTTCAGACAAATTAGCTGGAAGCTGAAATTACTCTTTTCATGTTTGTTGCAGGTATCCACAAAAATCAGTTTACAAACTCTAGTCATAAGGCAGTAATTCCTAGCTACCACAGCTACCGCCTTTTTGTGTTAAGGGTCAGGAAACCTTTTACTAGTAGAATAGCAGGTACACCACAACCATCAGAGGGGTCTTCTCAGAAGACTGAAGACACTAAGAACACTTCAACATATACCATATAGGCAATATATTAGTAAATTATGACATTAGATGTTCTAACTTAAAAATTTCTAGATTGCCTCATATTACACTGATAAAATGCCATCATCTCTTGTTAAAACCCATAATGTTAAGCAAGGGTTAGTTATACTGGCATTATTGAAGCTACGTAAGGTTATCCATGCTGTAACTCAACAGTGAAAAGAATTTTTTACCTTACATACGAACTCACCCAAAAGCTGGCACACCATCTTTTGATGTAACGTATTTAATATCATTTCCCACTTCAGGGCTTAGCTAAGTTAGAGGCTATTGTCTCTGCTACCACAGTTTTCAAcatcacagttttctttcatggaaTATTCATAGTATGTTGTAATAATGCACTATCAgccatgtttattttcattttgctttaattaagCACGGATGCATCCAAGTCAGAGGCTTTAGGTTCACTCTTACTAACTTAAGAGTAAACTAATTGGTTGTAAGGCATTAAGGCTAAATAACCAAGAGATCCTGAAAGTCATGGCTTTGAGTTCTCAGCATCCACAGTTTGAAACAAAGTTAAGGCAGTGACCACCGCGAACTTGATTTACTCTACTTTTAGAATTAAGATCCAGCATTGTCACCTACAGCACTTTCTGACTTGGGTCCCTAGCTGTCAGAAGTCAACAAGCAGCCAGTGAACCGGTAGCGATCCCAGCGACACGACTGTACACACTCGGATTCACAGACCTTACACAGAAACACCAcgtttatttctttcctctcaggAGCCCCACGGAAAAGCCCTTTTGGGCAACCGCTCCGACGGGCAGCGACCGCGGCGCTACAGCTTCCGTTGCTTGTGCCGAGGGTTGGTCTTGCAGCAAACGTAGAGCCGGCCCCTGCGGCGAACAATGAAGCAGTCCTTACAGCGCCTTCTGAGGGTCGTCTTCGTCTTCAGCCCGGCgaagagctgcaggaggccgggcagcggcgggccggcgggcagggccggggaggCGGCCGCCCCTTTCCACAGCGGCGAGGCCCCGGCGGCTGATGGgggcccccccgccgcccgccacCGCGGCGCCAGCGAGCTGAAGGGCGAGCGGCACAGCGAGCGGAGCGGCCCAGCGGCGGCTCTAGCCAGGAGGGACAGCATGCTCCGCGCCCTGCGGGGACAGCGCGGCCATGAGCACACCCCTCACGACCCCTCCTCCCCCCGTTACCGAGCTCCGCCGCCCCTAACGGCCCCCAACGGTCCCCAACGGCCACCAACCGTCCCCAACCGGCGCGGCGGCTCCGCTCCTCGGCAGCAACGCTCACGGACGGGCGGGGGAGACGCATGCGCACGGCCGGCGGAGAGGGCGCAAAATGGCGGCGCCCGGCGCGACCTTCCgccgcctgctgctgctgctgccgctgcgcCGCCCGTCCCTGCCCGCCGCGTCCTGGCGGCACTACGGGCTGCGGGCGGCTGGCACCGGCGAGCTGGTGACACACACGGGGCAGGTGAGGCCGCGGGGACACCGGGCACGGGGGGCAGGCATGGCTCCCCCGAGGGGTTCAACAtggctcagtgctgggtcctgcacttcGGCCACAACGACCCCgtgcagtgctgcaggcttGGGGGACGCTGGCTGGAAAGGCTCGGGGGAGAGCTTATTGCTCTTTACAactacctgaagggaaggtgtggggagctgggggtcagcctcttctcacaggtaactagtgataggactagagggagtggcctcaagttgtgcggggggaggttcaggttggaaatgaggagacatttcttctcagaaagagcagtcaggcattgaacgggctgcccagggacgtggtggcgtcaccgtccctgggggtgttcaaggtaaggctggacgtggtgcttaggggttggtggtttagtgggtggcattggtAGGAcagtggttggaccaggtgatcttggtGGTCTTTTCCAGCGTTAGTAATTCTATGAAAGTGGTgaagaaagcattcagaaagTGAATAACTTTAGTTTTCTGAACCGGAGTATCTAGAcagtatatatgtatttctttgcCAGATATTTTGTCAGGCTTATGACAGAATGGAGTGATTCTTTATTTAATACGCACTATGGCCTTAATGTTGTTGGATGATGCATAGGTAAAAGGTATGTGTGGCTTCAAAAGCGAAGTGCTGTCTTAGATAGGGTCATTAGTATAGCCGTTACCAAATGTTGTGATCTGAATGCAATGCTTGATGCAACTGAAGTATTGACAGCTGGGAGGTACCCTTGTGTAAGTGACACgtaactttgtttttctgttctcgTGTAAAAGCTGAGCATGAGAACTGGGGATAGTCATGTAGTGTTTTGTGGAAACATGAAAGAGCTGTGGGGGGTGTAGTTGATATTAGAAGACTACGCCTGTAGTTACTTGTCTCAAGAGTGCATGTGTAtctatatgcatgtatataaatgtatatgtatatttattataCGTATTGCATATCATATATTATTTATCTTACATCTCATAGTTTATTTCATCTTCCAGATGGCAGTGTGGGATCAAAAACCATCACTAGAAGTAATAAACCTTCTGTTTGTATCTCTGGTCACAGATGAGGCTTCTGTTTACTGGCTTTAAGCATCCCTGCCTTGCCCTCTCTGCCTATTCTTTTTAACTTTCCAAcctagaatttattttctctgtgacagaaatgaaaattaatttttcctatACAGTATATAATTGTAAGATGATGACAATGCTTGAAACTGACTAAAAGATTTAGATGATTTACACTTGATAGTTCTGTAAGCCTTTGTGTTCTTcaaggttattattttttaaataagatcatttttattttacttttcaggtgtatgaagaaaaagattacAGGAAAGTTAGATTTGTTGGACGACAAAAAGAGGTAACTCCTCTACCACTTTCCCTTGGGGGAGAGGAAGTGGCACTTCTTTTACATACTTGATGTCCTCAGCCaccaaaatgcagaaataaaatttgttgGATTTCGGGTTTTGTGTGTTCTTCTTCTCGCTAGAGTGAAAAATCTTCTTTCAGTACAGCATATGGTAGCTTCTGGGTACTGCCCTTTTCTTGTTAATTTAGCTGTTTGATCTTGTCTATAAAGAAGTCTGTTTTGATGGAAAACCAAGCTTTCAGTAGCTTGGTGGGCTTAAGTCTAAAACGGTCAGAAATAATGAGGAACTCTGCAGCAGTTTATgggtttttaaaatttttgggAGTTGGGCCTGAAATctaatgttatattttaaaactgtaaatgacagcatgttttcattgttttcccttGGTAAACTACAAAATTAATAGTGTTGTTTGAATATgcctttttttaacaaaaaaaagtgaaagctagGCTTTAGATTATATGTGACAAAGATAAACATTTGAGATAAGAAATTTAGTAACCTTAGCTATCTAAGTACATGTTAACTACTCAGACTGAtagcatgttttcatttttggtaATCTTAAatgcagtgatttattttttctgctgaaagtcGTACTATATTTAAATATGGGAATAGAGAAAAATGGAATATCATTTATAATATGTCATAACTACccagaaaacagagcacaaaCATTAGAACTCATATCTTAGCAATATGATAATTTGAGTAAGCAAAGTATGCATACATATTTTG
The genomic region above belongs to Cygnus atratus isolate AKBS03 ecotype Queensland, Australia chromosome 2, CAtr_DNAZoo_HiC_assembly, whole genome shotgun sequence and contains:
- the MRPL36 gene encoding 39S ribosomal protein L36, mitochondrial, producing the protein MRLPRPSVSVAAEERSRRAGWGRARSMLSLLARAAAGPLRSLCRSPFSSLAPRWRAAGGPPSAAGASPLWKGAAASPALPAGPPLPGLLQLFAGLKTKTTLRRRCKDCFIVRRRGRLYVCCKTNPRHKQRKL
- the NDUFS6 gene encoding NADH dehydrogenase [ubiquinone] iron-sulfur protein 6, mitochondrial, coding for MAAPGATFRRLLLLLPLRRPSLPAASWRHYGLRAAGTGELVTHTGQVYEEKDYRKVRFVGRQKEVNKNFAIDLIAEQPVSEVESRVISCDGGGGALGHPKVYINLDKDTKTGTCGYCGLQFKQKHH